Below is a window of Agrobacterium vitis DNA.
TTCAGGAATGATGGAGCAAAAGGATCGAGATTTAGAGAAATCGACCACACACACCACGCGCCGCCCCGGCTGATAGTCTGCCCAGTTCATCGCCCTTCCTCCTGCATGGAATTCAGTTCCCGCCGCCGTTCATCCACCAGCGCATCGAGCGCGGTCGAGAGGCAGGACAGGGTTTCCTCGCGCATATGGCCGCGTCCGCTTTTGCGGCGCGCATAAGTTGTCTGATGCACCCCGGCGCGCTGGCAAAGATCGCCCTGCGGAATGCCGGCACGTTTACGACGTTCTTCGATCTGCTCGAACATGCTGCAAATCACCTTGTTCATCTCACTGCTTAGTGTAATAAGCAAAATTGCTTATTCCGCAAGGTGTATTTTAGTGACAGCGTTAGCACTTGCACAGATTAGTTTTGCGCGCATGGCTCTTGATCAGCGCGAAACAAAAGATTGGCTTAAGGCGATTGCCAGGCATATGAACCTGTCATTGAGCCAGCTTGCCCTCAATTCCGGCATGGCCGCATCCACGCTGACGCGGTTCATCAATGATACCACCAACACGGTGGGCATCACCCAGGCCAGCCTTGAGAAGATCTCCCATTATTCCGGCTTCCGGCCCAATCAGATGCCGGGCCACCTGCGCGGCATGGCCGAGCCGGATGCACTTCCGCTTATTCACGACACCGATCAAAAGCCGAATTGGATCATGTCCGCCGTCGAGGCCGCCAAGGCGGGCCGCAATGGCGTGGAAGCATGGTCTATGAAGGGTGCGGCACTGGATGCACTCGGCATTTTTCCGGGCGATATCCTGCTTGTCGACCAGAACAAGCGCGCAAAGACCGGCGATATCGTCCTTGCCCAGCTGGTGGACCACTCCCTAGGCACCGCCGACACGGTGGTGCGCCTCTATCAGGCCCCATTCATCACCACCCACAGCATGCGGCTTGGCCCGCAAAGGCCCGAGCAGGTGGATGATGATCGCGTTTCGATTGTCGGCGTCGTGGTTGGCAGCCTGCGCAATACGCATTAGCTCAAAAGCGACACGTCACACTGAATTTTTGCACGTGCGGAAACCCGACCGCCGCCCCATAACCTTTTCCACAGGTTTGATGACATTTTGCACGTGAGGTTTTTCCGTCGCGGCAAATCTTTTTGCACGTGTGAAATTCCGGCCGACATCAGGGGCGCTGAAAACTTATCCACAGATCAAATGACATTTTGCACGTGTGAACGCTTAGGCGCTCGCTGATTTTTTGCACGTGCAAAAATGGGCATAGCTGCACACCCGGCAGCAGCCACGTGACGCACTTCCAAAACATGCGCCGATCCGAAATCAGCATCATTGCAAATATTGCTTGCCATAATAAGCAATTTCGCTTACTCCTAAGCACCGTAAGCATTTTAGCAAACGGGAGCTTTGCAAATGATCCCCCTGCATCAGCAGACAATAGACGCGGCAGAGATCGCCGCCGCTTTGGGGTACACGTCGAGTTATTTTCTGCGTCTCGTCTCTTCCCTCACCGACCGCCACGGCATGCCCCAGCGCCTGCCCGGCCGCAAACGCTGGTCGCGCCCCGCTATCGAGCAATGGCTGAAAAGCTACGGCGCCACCACCACCCCGGCACAAACCACGCTGCCCCCCACCATCGCCGCCCAGCGCCAGGCGCTGCATGAGGCTTACGCGGGGGTACGGGCATGACCGGCTGCCGCTGCGGTTCCGTATCGATCGACCACGACCGGTACAAGCGTTTGTCTTGCGTACAGAAAATGTCCTTCTGGATGGAAGCCCACGCCTGCGGCAACTGCGGCGGCGTGGCAGCAGGGCCGGAAGTCATTCCGCCCGCCATGGTCACAGCCAGCGCCTATGAGCGCTGCATGGGCCGGGAGGTGCGGCCATGATCGCCATGCCTCTGGCCGACAATCCGGCCATCAACAATCCACGCAAGGCGCTGACCAGCTATCAGCAGGACGCGCTTTGCACCATTAACTTCTACAAGATCGTCCGTTTCAAGTCTGGCTATTGGCTGGCAGGAAAGAAGTCTTTCAAACACAGCTCCATCATGGCGCTGGTGAGCTTCAACCTGCTTCAGATCAGCGGCAACAGCCTTACCCTCACCGTCGCGGGGAAACTGGTGATCGACAAACTCACAGGCGAAAACCAATGACCCAGAGCAAGCAGCCGATCCGCGAGATCATCATGGAGCTGGACAATCTGTCCGCCCGCCAGAAATACCTGTCCGACCAGTTGATTGCCGCCCTGTCCTTGGCTGGCCCTCTGGATGAGGAAGATCAGGCAACCCTCAAATCCAGCGCGCATGACGCCCGCGCCGAAAGCGTCAATTTCGTCGTCACCGCCGCAATGATCCGCGGCGAACAGGAAACCGGCTGCACCACGCGCCAGCTCTTCCGCAATCGTCGCGCCTCGCTTCGCATGGTGCAGTGATGGATTGGCTGTCCTTTTCCCTTGGCATGACGCTCGGCATCATCGCCAGCGTTTTCGCCGCTCTCATCGTCGGCCTCATCCTGGCCTTCTGGGTTCACAAGATCGACGAGAACGACACGATCTATTGA
It encodes the following:
- a CDS encoding helix-turn-helix domain-containing protein, yielding MFEQIEERRKRAGIPQGDLCQRAGVHQTTYARRKSGRGHMREETLSCLSTALDALVDERRRELNSMQEEGR
- a CDS encoding LexA family protein is translated as MNLSLSQLALNSGMAASTLTRFINDTTNTVGITQASLEKISHYSGFRPNQMPGHLRGMAEPDALPLIHDTDQKPNWIMSAVEAAKAGRNGVEAWSMKGAALDALGIFPGDILLVDQNKRAKTGDIVLAQLVDHSLGTADTVVRLYQAPFITTHSMRLGPQRPEQVDDDRVSIVGVVVGSLRNTH